In one window of Halomarina pelagica DNA:
- a CDS encoding SelT/SelW/SelH family protein — MTTVEIEYCVPCGFLRRAEDVLHVLLATFGERLDRVALVTGDHGVFVVRVDGEVVFDVSEDDFDADEIARRVRSRM, encoded by the coding sequence GTGACGACGGTCGAGATCGAGTACTGCGTTCCCTGCGGCTTCCTGCGCCGCGCCGAGGACGTCCTGCACGTCCTGCTCGCGACCTTCGGCGAGCGGCTGGACCGGGTCGCGCTCGTCACCGGCGACCACGGCGTGTTCGTCGTTCGCGTGGACGGCGAGGTCGTCTTCGACGTGAGCGAGGACGACTTCGACGCCGACGAGATCGCCCGCCGGGTGCGCTCGCGGATGTGA
- the coxB gene encoding cytochrome c oxidase subunit II, with protein MRVTRRLLGVLGGLVLLAVLAEPVAAQSSVNERLISGLNQKLLYVAVPITVLVEGILIYTVYKFRNNDDPSPTQENRRLEITWTVATAIILLFVGLASYQVLGSAFIGGATATSPDDGQVANLTQDYPGEKVPAGENAVQVEVVAQKYLWNVYYPEENVTGEKNRVVIPANRTVYIHVTSVDWLHAFHAPDLGLKQDAFPGQYNTIITKATEKGTYQLYCAEYCGVGHSQMLGTVEVVSQEKYEQYLQKQQQSGSGGANATASNNTTAGNATGGNATNATNATNATTGNATNATNATAGGNATNATANATANGTANGTA; from the coding sequence ATGAGAGTTACCCGGAGATTACTGGGTGTGCTCGGAGGGCTCGTGCTCCTCGCGGTCCTCGCAGAGCCCGTCGCGGCCCAGTCGTCCGTCAACGAGCGGCTGATTTCGGGACTGAACCAGAAGCTGTTGTACGTCGCAGTCCCCATCACCGTGCTCGTCGAGGGCATCCTCATCTACACCGTCTACAAGTTCCGCAACAACGACGACCCGTCACCGACCCAGGAGAACCGTCGCCTCGAGATCACGTGGACCGTCGCCACGGCCATCATCCTCCTCTTCGTCGGTCTCGCCTCCTACCAGGTGCTCGGCAGCGCCTTCATCGGCGGCGCGACCGCCACCAGCCCCGACGACGGTCAGGTCGCCAACCTGACGCAGGACTACCCCGGCGAGAAGGTGCCGGCCGGGGAGAACGCGGTCCAGGTCGAGGTCGTCGCCCAGAAGTACCTCTGGAACGTCTACTACCCCGAGGAGAACGTGACCGGCGAGAAGAACCGCGTCGTGATCCCCGCCAACCGGACGGTGTACATCCACGTCACCTCCGTCGACTGGCTCCACGCGTTCCACGCGCCCGATCTCGGGCTGAAGCAGGACGCCTTCCCCGGCCAGTACAACACGATCATCACGAAGGCCACGGAGAAGGGCACCTACCAGCTCTACTGCGCCGAGTACTGCGGCGTCGGGCACTCGCAGATGCTCGGCACGGTCGAGGTCGTCTCCCAGGAGAAGTACGAGCAGTACCTCCAGAAGCAACAGCAGTCCGGTAGCGGCGGCGCGAACGCCACCGCGAGCAACAACACCACCGCGGGGAACGCCACGGGCGGTAACGCCACGAACGCCACCAACGCGACGAACGCGACCACCGGCAACGCGACGAACGCCACCAACGCGACCGCGGGCGGCAACGCCACCAACGCTACGGCCAACGCGACCGCGAACGGGACCGCCAACGGCACGGCCTGA
- a CDS encoding DUF7546 family protein — MSTATAAFDRVSPSRETLLGLAVLVNTELLLVVGYLLWTGVTPTRPLFYVYPFVWINAAAWGLWRVEVPSAPARRRLAVGAVAVGYFLLLGYVGGLYAVGSTPGPSDVRIVLRTLPPGWSPALLYAGEWLTLALLPFKVVGYATLAYLVYATLLDAGGSATAGLLGLFSCVSCTLPLIAGVLSGFLGGATALVSAAYGQSYGLSTVVFVLTVALLVWRPTAADLSRVRSLLRP, encoded by the coding sequence ATGAGTACCGCGACCGCCGCGTTCGACCGGGTCAGCCCCTCCCGGGAGACGCTGCTGGGGCTCGCCGTCCTCGTCAACACCGAACTCCTGCTCGTCGTCGGGTACCTCCTCTGGACGGGGGTCACGCCCACCCGTCCGCTGTTCTACGTCTACCCGTTCGTCTGGATCAACGCCGCGGCGTGGGGGCTGTGGCGCGTCGAGGTCCCCTCCGCGCCGGCGCGTCGTCGCCTCGCCGTCGGCGCGGTCGCGGTCGGCTACTTCCTCCTGCTCGGCTACGTCGGCGGGCTGTACGCCGTCGGCTCGACGCCCGGCCCGTCCGACGTCAGGATCGTCCTGCGGACCCTCCCGCCGGGGTGGAGCCCCGCCCTCCTCTACGCGGGCGAGTGGCTGACGCTCGCGCTCCTCCCGTTCAAGGTCGTCGGCTACGCGACGCTCGCGTACCTCGTCTACGCGACGCTCCTCGACGCGGGCGGGTCGGCCACGGCGGGGTTGCTCGGCCTGTTCTCCTGCGTCTCGTGCACTCTCCCGCTGATCGCCGGCGTGCTGAGCGGCTTCCTCGGCGGGGCGACGGCGCTCGTCTCGGCCGCCTACGGCCAGAGCTACGGCCTCTCGACGGTCGTGTTCGTGCTCACCGTGGCGCTGCTCGTCTGGCGACCGACGGCGGCGGACCTATCACGGGTGCGCTCCTTACTCCGCCCGTGA
- a CDS encoding heme o synthase, with protein MLTAATVGVYLLVVVGATTALADAVAACGTWPLCSGPLTDPQVAIATGHRVAATVVGALVVAAVALGWSEAAPRAKAALLVALALYPLQVGVGAFVAVSGAPPALSGAHLFTAMVIFGSLALALAWQLEAETGHRPPVETLDSPTAESTGSIESTGPTGSTGPTGSRSTGSTASATGPAPASGDAPDPTAVSAVSSHPDVPSRPETLLDRATTTAAIYFRLMKPRLMWLLCLVAGAAMALAAGPDLRVDTVLYTLGGGVLAIGASGTFNHVLERDIDRKMARTSDRPLVTHRVPVRNALAFGGVLTLAAVVAFLQINVLTAALGFAAIVFYSVIYTLVLKPNTVQNTVIGGAAGALPALIGWAAVTNSVELAGLALAGVIFLWTPAHFYNLALAYKEDYARGGFPMMPVVRGDTATRRHIVYYLAATLLGASVLTALSDLGWLYAVVTVAFGALFLWTVVRLHRERTKSAALRAFHASNAYLGALLVAVLVDAMVL; from the coding sequence ATGCTCACGGCCGCGACCGTCGGCGTCTATCTGCTGGTCGTGGTCGGGGCCACGACCGCGCTCGCGGACGCCGTCGCCGCGTGCGGAACCTGGCCGCTCTGTTCCGGTCCGCTCACCGACCCGCAGGTCGCGATCGCCACGGGCCACCGCGTCGCGGCGACCGTCGTCGGCGCGCTCGTCGTCGCCGCCGTCGCGCTCGGCTGGTCCGAGGCCGCCCCCCGGGCGAAGGCGGCGCTCCTCGTCGCGCTCGCGCTCTACCCCCTCCAGGTCGGCGTCGGCGCGTTCGTCGCCGTCTCCGGCGCGCCGCCGGCGCTCTCCGGCGCGCACCTGTTCACCGCGATGGTCATCTTCGGGAGCCTCGCGCTCGCGCTCGCGTGGCAACTCGAGGCCGAGACGGGCCATCGACCCCCCGTCGAGACGCTCGACTCCCCGACGGCCGAGTCGACCGGTTCGATCGAGTCGACAGGGCCGACCGGATCGACCGGACCGACCGGATCGAGATCGACCGGATCGACCGCGTCAGCGACCGGGCCTGCACCCGCGTCCGGGGACGCCCCCGACCCGACGGCGGTTTCGGCGGTTTCGTCCCACCCGGACGTTCCCTCCCGCCCCGAGACGCTCCTCGACCGCGCGACGACGACCGCGGCCATCTACTTCAGGCTCATGAAACCGCGGCTGATGTGGCTGCTCTGTCTCGTGGCGGGCGCGGCGATGGCGCTCGCGGCCGGTCCCGACCTCCGGGTCGACACGGTGCTCTACACCCTCGGCGGGGGCGTCCTCGCCATCGGGGCGAGCGGAACGTTCAACCACGTCCTCGAACGCGACATCGATCGGAAGATGGCTCGCACGTCCGACCGTCCCCTCGTCACCCACCGCGTGCCCGTCCGCAACGCGCTCGCGTTCGGCGGCGTCCTCACCCTCGCCGCCGTCGTCGCGTTCCTGCAGATCAACGTTCTGACCGCCGCGCTCGGCTTCGCGGCCATCGTCTTCTACAGCGTGATCTACACGCTCGTCCTCAAGCCCAACACCGTCCAGAACACCGTCATCGGCGGGGCGGCGGGGGCGCTCCCGGCGCTCATCGGGTGGGCCGCCGTCACGAATTCCGTCGAACTGGCGGGGCTGGCGCTCGCGGGCGTCATCTTCCTCTGGACCCCGGCGCACTTCTACAACCTCGCGCTCGCCTACAAGGAGGACTACGCCCGCGGGGGCTTCCCCATGATGCCGGTCGTGCGCGGCGACACGGCGACGCGGCGACACATCGTCTACTACCTCGCGGCGACGCTGCTCGGCGCGAGCGTCCTCACGGCGCTCTCGGACCTCGGCTGGCTCTACGCCGTCGTCACCGTCGCCTTCGGGGCGCTGTTCCTCTGGACGGTGGTACGCCTGCACCGCGAGCGCACGAAGTCGGCGGCCCTGCGCGCGTTCCACGCGTCGAACGCCTACCTCGGCGCGCTCCTCGTGGCCGTCCTCGTCGACGCCATGGTCCTGTAG